In Tursiops truncatus isolate mTurTru1 chromosome 19, mTurTru1.mat.Y, whole genome shotgun sequence, a genomic segment contains:
- the ARHGEF1 gene encoding rho guanine nucleotide exchange factor 1 isoform X4, with protein sequence MEAEDVARGAAPGPPRPGLVPISIIGAEDEDFENELKTNPEEQNNQYQSLDQVKRRPAHLMALLQHVAMQFEPGPLLCCLHADMLGSLGPKEAKKAFGDFCHSFLDKCAILRVTVPPTVAFELDRTRPDLLSEDVQRHFVQEVVQTQQAAVSRQLEDFRSKKLMGMTPWEQELIQLGAWVGRDRATYEARERHLAERQLAHLEDMQHTISNDEEKSAAVVSAITLYMRHLGVRTKSGDKKSGRNFFRKKVMGNRRSEEPTKTKKGLSSFLDAARWNRGEPQAPDFRHLKVEADGEKPGLTERKGGLGVPSRDRNVGAPGQDTPGVSLHPLSGDSPDREPGVDALPELGDPPPQGPASLEPAAPLESAEEGADTERLSGRLGRSESLRVSDRRRPSRGSLGAKGRGGGRSRSDVDMDPSSATAVLGPARRATPEPGDEGEPGRLGLELEPEEPPGWRELVPPGTLHSLPKSQVKRQEVISELLVTEAAHVRMLRVLYDLFYQPMADGGFFSLEELQNIFPSLDELIEVHSLFLDRLMKRRQDSGYLIEEIGDVLLAQFDGTEGSWFQKISSRFCSRQSFALEQLKAKQRKEPRFCAFVQEAESRPRCRRLQLKDMIPTEMQRLTKYPLLLQSIGQNTEEPAEREKVELAAECCREILHHVNQAVRDMEDLLRLKDYQRRLDLSHLRQSSDPMLSEFKNLDITKKKLVHEGPLTWRVTKDKAVEVHVLLLDDLLLLLQRQDERLLLKSHSRTLTPTPDGKTMLRPVLRLTSAMTREVATDHKAFYVIFTWDQEAQIYELVAQTVSERKNWCALITETAGSLKVPARTSRPKHRPSPSRPLCLPPAGPVCLPVSQP encoded by the exons ATGGAGGCCGAAGACGTCGCCCGAGGGGCG GCCCCAGGGCCCCCCCGGCCTGGCCTGGTGCCCATCAGCATCATCGGGGCTGAGGACGAGGATTTTGAGAATGAGCTGAAGACG aacCCCGAGGAGCAAAACAACCAGTACCAGAGCCTGGATCAGGTGAAGCGGCGCCCGGCCCACCTCATGGCCCTCCTGCAGCACGTGGCCATGCAGTTCGAGCCAGGACCCCTG ctctgctgcctgcACGCGGACATGCTGGGCTCACTGGGCCCCAAGGAGGCCAAGAAGGCCTTCGGCGACTTCTGCCACAGCTTCCTGGATAAGTGTGCG ATTCTGCGGGTGACGGTCCCTCCCACCGTGGCCTTTGAACTTG ACCGCACGCGGCCCGATCTCCTCTCCGAGGATGTCCAGCGGCATTTCGTGCAGGAGGTGGTGCAGACCCAGCAGGCAGCTGTCAGCCGGCAGCTGGAGGACTTCCGCTCCAAGAAGCTCATGGGCATGACACCCTGGGAGCAGGAGCTGATccagctgggggcctgggttgggCGGGACCGCGCCACCTATGAGGCCCGGGAGCGGCACCTGGCTGAGCGGCAGCTGGCCCACCTGGAGGACATGCA acACACCATCTCTAACGATGAGGAAAAGAG TGCTGCTGTGGTCAGTGCCATCACCCTGTACATGCGCCACCTCGGGGTGCGGACCAAGAGTGGAGACAAGAAGTCGGGGAGGAATTTCTTCCGGAAAAAG GTGATGGGGAACCGGCGGTCAGAAGAGCCGACCAAGACCAAGAAAGGACTGAGCAGCTTCCTGGATGCCGCCCGCTGGAACCGGGGAGAACCCCAGG CCCCAGATTTTCGACACCTCAAAGTTGAGGCTGATG GTGAGAAGCCAGGCCTTACAGAACGTAAGGGAGGTCTGGGGGTGCCCTCCCGGGACCGGAATGTCGGAGCCCCTGGGCAGGACACCCCCGGAGTTTCTCTGCACCCTCTGTCTGGGGACAGCCCTGACCGGGAACCAG GTGTTGACGCCCTCCCGGAGCTGGGGGACCCGCCCCCGCAGGGCCCAGCCAGCCTGGAGCCTGCAGCGCCCCTGGAGAGCGCAGAGGAGGGTGCTGACACGGAGAG GCTGTCGGGGCGTCTGGGGCGCTCGGAGAGCCTGCGGGTGAGTGACCGCCGCCGGCCTTCCCGGGGCAGCCTCGGGGCTAAGGGCCGGGGTGGGGGCCGCTCCCGGAGCGACGTGGACATGGACCCCAGCTCCGCCACGGCCGTGCTTGGCCCTGCCCGACGAGCCAC CCCCGAGCCTGGAGACGAGGGGGAGCCGGGCCGATTGGGACTAGAGCTGGAACCAGAAGAGCCCCCCGGCTGGCGGGAGCTCGTCCCCCCGGGCACCCTGCACAGCCTTCCCAAGAGCCAGGTGAAGCGGCAGGAGGTCATCAGCG AGCTGCTGGTGACAGAGGCGGCCCACGTGCGCATGCTCCGGGTGCTCTATGACCTCTTCTACCAGCCCATGGCGGATGGGGGCTTCTTCTCCCTGGAGGAGCTACAGAACATCTTCCCCAGCCTGGACGAGCTCATCGAGGTGCATT CCCTGTTCCTTGATCGCCTGATGAAGCGGAGGCAGGACAGTGGCTACCTCATTGAGGAGATCGGAGATGTGCTGCTGGCCCAG TTTGATGGTACCGAGGGCTCCTGGTTCCAGAAAATCTCCTCCCGCTTCTGCAGCCGCCAGTCGTTTGCCTTAGAGCAGCTCAAAGCCAAACAGCGCAAGGAGCCTCGGTTCTGTGCCTTCGTGCAG GAGGCCGAGAGCCGCCCCCGGTGCCGCCGCCTGCAGCTGAAGGACATGATCCCTACGGAGATGCAGCGTCTGACCAAGTACCCGCTGCTGCTGCAGAGCATCGGGCAGAACACAG AAGAGCCTGCGGAACGGGAGAAAGTGGAGCTGGCGGCTGAGTGCTGCAGGGAAATTCTGCACCACGTCAACCAAGCCGTGCGCGACATGGAGGACCTGCTG CGGCTCAAGGATTATCAGAGGCGCCTGGATTTGTCCCACCTGCGGCAGAGCAGCGACCCCATGCTGAGCGAGTTCAAG aacCTGGATATCACCAAGAAGAAGCTGGTCCATGAGGGCCCGCTGACGTGGCGGGTGACTAAGGACAAGGCTGTGG AGGTTCACGTCCTGCTGCTGGAcgacctgctgctgctgctgcagcgcCAGGATGAGCGGCTGCTGCTCAAATCGCACAGCCGGACGCTGACGCCCACACCCGACGGCAAGACCATGCTGCGGCCAGTGCTGCGGCTCACCTCCGCCATGACCCGAGAGGTGGCCACCG aTCACAAAGCCTTCTATGTCATTTTTACCTGGGACCAGGAGGCCCAGATATACGAGCTGGTGGCCCAGACCGTCTCGGAGCGGAAGAA CTGGTGTGCCCTCATCACTGAGACCGCTGGATCCCTGAAGGTCCCTGCCCGCACCTCCCGACCCAAACACCGGCCCAGCCCCAGCAG GCCTCTCTGTCTTCCACCAGCCGGGCctgtctgtctccctgtctcccagccttga